The genomic stretch CATTTAGCACCCAACGCAGAGTGAGCAGTTTTCTAGAAATCACTGGGAGATAATCACTTTTGAGACTTGTCAATTCATTGACTTGATTTTTCTATTCAATTCTCCAAAGTAATTCAGCCAGCCATCACCTATGCTTACAGGACCAAGAAACACCCAGCTGCAATCTGTTCATCTGCTACCGAGTGAACCGAGTTTAGTATTCTGCTGTACTACAGTAATTTGAGGATGTGAAGTTTCAATTTGTTCCCACCTCagattattaaaaacaataaagactAGATGAATCACAAACTCAAGTTTCAGGTGGTCAGTTTTCTTGGAGAAGTTATTAATATCCAAATAGCTCCAGTACTCATGTAAACTTGAAACAGAAGAGCTTGCAAATTTTAAAGGCAGaagagaaagtaaatatttaaggatagtattattttatgttacatacttctggtgagaaagaaggaagtcctTGAAAGCAAACCCAAACAAGCTAAGTGTGGGTGTAGGCATTTccacttctatttcttttttttaaactcactgCTTTCTTGGTTTGAATTTTCTCTAATCTTACTAGAaacttaaaggggaaaaaagcacttGGCTCTATTAAGCATCCTACCATGTTACAAAAGTGGGTGTTGGGGGATTCTTGCGTCTTCACAAGCTTGTATCTCCGTTCTGCTTGAACTCGGATAAAATATTGAGAGTCATGTCTTCACTCTTGGACTGCAAATTTGCCTCacttcttctggaagctttcctgGTGGCTCGGGAGAGTCTCCTTCTGAAGGTATCTCCTGCCAAGAAATAGAGAATGGGGTCCACACAACTGTTGAGACTTGCTAGACCTCTTGTCACCTGATACGTGGCATAAACCCTGTCATTGAAAGCACACATTTCTGGGGTCTGAAAATCCAGCCGGGCCCTCAAATTCATTGTTTTCATCACGTGGAAAGGGATGTAAGACACAGCAAAAACAGTCAGTACAATAATCACCAGGTAAATAGATTTCCTCCTCAGAGGCGAATTGTCCAGGTCTTTGTAAATCAAAGCTCTCACAATTAATCCGTAACAGCCCAAAATCAGCACCAAAGGGACACAGAACATGGCCACAGTCGTGCACATGCTGTAGATGAAATAACTTCGCAGGTACTCGTCTGAGGTGGTGTCATAGCAGGTGATGGTTTTGTTTTTCCGGATCCCGGTGCCGGAATAGAAGAGGATGGGGGAGATCCCCACCACCACGATGAGCCACACCAGCACGCTGATATAGACTGCGTTCTTCTTCTTCAGCCTGCCCAGGGACTTGAGCGGGTACACCACACCGCTGTACCGGTGCGCGCTGATGCAGGTCAGGAACAAGATGCTGCCATAGAGATTCACATGGAAGATGAACCTCTGCAGCTTGCACATGGCATCCCCGAAGATCCAGTCGGTCTTATTGAAGTAGTAGAAGATGAGCGCCGGCAGAGTCAGCACGTACAAGAAGTCCGCCAAGGCCAAGTTGAACATGTACACGGAGATGCCGCTCCACGGCTTCATGTGGAAGACGAACATCCAGATGGCCACGCTGTTGCCCAGGAAGCCGACAATGAACACCAAGATGTAGACAGCTGGCAGGTAGTAGAACTGGAAGCCTGTCTTGGTCAGCGCGCATTTGAACGGAGAGGCGACGGCGGCGGTGGAGGCCACTGTGCTGTTCCCCCAGGGCGAGCCCGGGCCGGCCAGGAAGGCAGCGTCCGTCCCATTGGGGACCGCCGGCCACAGCACCTCGGTCATTCTCTCCTCCCCGACTTAGGCGGCGGCTCCAAGGGGCGAGCGGCGGCAAGAGGGCGGCGGCGAGGGGCGCAGCGAGCATCGGAAAGGCGGGCGAGCAGACGGGAGGGGGCGCCGGGGAACTCTGCGGGAGGGGTCAAGCAGGGGCTCGCCCACGCCGGCTCCGGCCCCGCGTTCGCCGCGGGCCATGAAATCTGCCCCGGGCCGCGACCGAACCGGGCTGGCCGGAGGACCAGCAACTTCCCGGTGAGGCTGGCAGCGCCGAGGTTACACAACAGGGCGCTACGGACACCGCCGCCGACAACTTTCGGACTGCACTTTCCCGAGGGACCGCGGGTTCGCGCCGGAGAGCGCGCCGGGGGCTCAGTGAGGTCGAGCCAAACTCGCTGAGATGGGGAGGGCGCGCCCCAACCTCCTTCCCCCAAAGATCAACTTCGTTTGGGCATCTTCCTGCGCCCTACCTTGCAAGCCAGCAGCTCGGCTCTAGGGCCCGCGCCGCCGCCTCCGCGCCCCCGGCTCTCAGCGTCTGGGGGCCATCGGAGCGCGCGTGGTCGCAGACTCGTGTGCTTCTGGATCGCGTCCGGCTCGCCGTCTGTGTTAGCTCGCAGGCTCTTCTAGAGACCTGCTTGAGTGCAGGCGGCGGGAGGGCGAGCCGGGCTCCCCGCGAGGATGGGCGGAGTTTGGGCACCCGGGCGAGTCCGCGCTCCTCCGGGAGGCGAGGGGCGTGCCTTCGCGAAGTTCGCCCGGGGCCGGAGGCGGCTTCTGGGAGAGCCGGTCTTCACCAGAGTCGGCGGTCAGGGCGCGCTCGGTCAGGGTCAGGGGTAGGGCTGGCTGCTGGAGAGCGATTGGTCCGAGAGCGCTCCGTGGCTCTTCCGCCAGCTATCTCGGCAGAGTGATGTTGCTGACACACAGGAAACCCCTCTGACCGCTCAGAGCCTTCTGCCTACAACCCTGGAGCGGACCGGAATGAGACTCAAGTCTCTAGGGCCCTCAAGAACCACGCCAGGTGTTTGCACGTTCCAAGCAGCCTGTAGTCCCCCTGTAGTCCCCAACTGGGAAAGCCCTGGCGTTGCAGTGCTCCGCGCTTCACCAGAGACCGGATTCCTGGCACTTGCAGGAACCTGCTGCTCCCAGAAAGCTTTcaaaggagggagggtggggagggaaatggggagagtcTCTTTCTGTCCTTCTAGTCTGCCTTTCCGCTTTTATTTCAATATGGTTTCTCTTAATTAACCAAATGCTAATAAACCGACGTCAATTGGTAACATCAACGTGAAAATTTCTAAAAGGGCTTTGTAAAAGTATTAGTAGTTGATACTTGACGTTGCTTCAGCACAATTTGTTACCTATCACTTACAGACAACGCAGGGTGCCCAAATCCTCCTGTCCAGTACATTTAATTAAAGATCAAAgtctgcaataaaaaataaataaaaacatattgttCAGGAAATAAcgaatattaaatataaatttatatagatAGATGTAAAGACAATTTCAACTCCAAAGTGATTAAGGTGTGCTTTGGGGGTTTTATTACCAATCCTATTTCTTTAGGTTAAAGTGATTAgtcacagggcttctctggtggcgcagtggttgggagtccgcctgccgatgcagcggatacgggttcgtgccccggcccgggaagatcccacatgccgcggagccgctgggcccgtgagccatggctgctgagcctgcgcgtcgtccggaacctgtgctccgcaacgggagaggccacaacagtgagaggcccgcataccgcaaaaaaaaaaaagaagaaagtgattAGTCACAAATATCTCTGGTAAGTACCCTAACAATACTGGTTGAGACTTCCTTGAATACTACATTTATTCAAAAACTCATTTTCATGGCTTGAATGTATCAAATTTTAGAGCAATGCACTTCAACATTGTAGTTGAGCAAGTTTGATTGGAAAATGAATTAGCTATTGAGGGACATATTTAAATGGGCCCACACAGGGATGAATCTAGCAATCTTGACAATTTATTAATTAACATATGCTTTATGTGAAATAGTCACAAAGGCTtttctctttgaagaaaaaaatcccagaagaaaatatctgtaaaatatatACCATAAAGATTTCTTTCTGGCCCCAGATGTTACATGATAATGTTCTCTTAAAAAATGCTCAAAGGAAAACCTGGAGCTCCTGGCTTTGATACCACAAAGGAAAATTCCCCACAAGGACCAGACAGTCCTTTCCAGGGACACATGTAGAAAGGACCATATCCAAACACATGGCATTGTGAGCACACTGGTATTTTGAGTTGTGGTCAATAAAACAgcatgaaaataaatgataaaactaGAGTAAGTAACTCAAGGGCATGAATGTTGTTTTGAAAACAAGTCTCAATTGAAATGAATGCtacaggcctcagttttctcaactataaaataagggagttggatttgatttttttcccatccaTATATGATTCTATAATTCCAAGTCTTAACATGaaacattttcatattctttgattAGGATGGTACTGACTGGGATTATTTTCTattaagagagagagggaagtggaAGAAAACATTGACGTCCATTGGTACTCAATAGGTCCTAACTCCTCACTCTTCCTGTTTTTCATTTGCAACATAAGCAATATGTAACCTCATTCAGAAGTCTGTTGCAAATGCATTAACCCATAATGTGAGTGTTTGGAAAAGTACACTTAGTCTAAATACCATTAAGTACTTTCAGAAAACTTCACACTTTATTAGGCATTTGGAGAAGATACTTGTCCTAAGTggaccacagattttttttttttttttttttttgtggtactcgggcctctcactgtgtggcctctcccattgcggagcacaggctccggacgcgcaggcccagcggccatggctcacgggcccagccgctccacagcatgtgggatcttcgccgaccgggacacgaacccgtgtcccctgcatcggcaggcggactctcaaccactgcgccaccagggaagccccaccacagactttttaaaatgagataaaaaagGTTGATTTTGTAAACACTGCTTTTACATGCCACATATTTTAGATTTGAAATATGTTTAAGttgtattttaaatcaaaattgtgcttttgagaaataatttatgtattcAGTTATTGTTTGTTGACTGTGTTAACTTTCTATTTGTAATACATTGGACTagatttaataaaggaaaaaataaaataccatctaAAACCCAATAACATGTAAGTATTTATTGATGCTTAAATACCAAATATAAATGCCTTAAAGTTATGAAAAGAATATGTTTCATATCTTTAAGTGACTTACCTCAAACATTttgtattaatttgttttttatttcattaatgatGTAAATGTCTGACTTGAAGAGATTAACAATTTAGTTGGAAATGCAAAGAACTTACAGGGTTAACCATGATAATAACAtataacaacagcaataataataagcCTTTCCTATATACTCAGCACTATGCACAGTGCTGGGTCCTTTAATCCTTAAAATATCCTACGGTAATTGACAGtcatatcccttttttttttttttttttttttgcgctacgcgggcctctcactgttgtggcctctcctgttgtggagcacaggctccggacgcacaggctcagcggccatggctcacgggcccagccgctccgcggcatgtgggatcttcccggaccggggcacgaacccgcgtcccctgcatcggcaggcggactctcaaccactgcgccaccagggaagccccaatatccCTATTTTATAAGTGGTGAAacgaaggcacagagaggttaagtaactcattCAGAGTCATACAGTAGAAACTGGGATTTAAACTGAAGCCATCTATCCCTAAAGGCCACACATTTAACCACCATTCTATGATAAAATACACACTAGTACAGGGCACTGATAGGAAAATTAACTGTTAGTGGCCACTACTAAAAAAGATTGAGTATAGAAAGTGTTATTCCCAAAGCCTTCTATCAAGAGAGAAAATTTTGAGCCAGATCTTGAAGGTACTGATAGTCAGAGTATTTCAGAAGCTTCCCAAATGTTCTGCTCTCcttaggcttttaaaaaaatagccaacaatttatatataatttgagAAGTGACAGACAATTCTAGGAAAGTCAAACCTGTTCAGTTTCAGACTCATAAACAAAAAGGCTGCCCTTCTTGTTACAAAGTTTCTAATAACCATCTTTACAAAggttcttctttccctttttcttaagTCACAGAAAATCCAACAATCATTGAGGATGGAAAGATTATTGAAAACATTTGAATCGAGGGCTAcaagcataaaaagaaaaaaacttctgataaacataaaatgtaaagggtggggcttccctggtggcgcagtgtttgagagtccgcctgccgatgcaggggacgcgggttcgtgccccggtccgggaagatcccacgtgccgcggagcagctgggcccgtaagccatggccgctgggcctgtgcatccggagcctgtgctccgcaacgggaaaggccacaacagtgagaggcccgcgtactgcaaaaaaaaaaaaaaaaaaaaaatgtaaagggtggcagagagaagggagagctAATGGGTAGGCCAATTCAGGATTTTGCAGGTGAGAGAGGATGAGACTCTGCTTTGGGAGACGAGGGAATCCTTTGAGAGATCCCTCCAAGAATAATAACTAAAGTGTGATAACTTCTGAGATATACCTTAAGAAAGTGAGGAGACTCTTCTATTCTCCAAGAAGAAtataggagaaagaaagaagaaagaagcccAAGGAATTCACAGCTGGTATCCTCCAGTGAGTTAGAGGTGAGAGGGCTAAGGTGGGGCAGGAGTGGAAAAAGCACACAGAGAAAGGATGAAAGACGGTCCTGTGCTGGGCAGGGCCCGGCTGCTCCTATAAATGATTCACTTGTCATGGATCCAGTCAGTAGGGGTCctgaaatttatttcattaagaaTCACCTCAGCAGTATAGGACACAGAATAGGAGATAGCCTGGTTGCTCCAGGGTTGGAATGAATAAGAGGAGAGGTGAGTAAGGGACCAGGGAGGctgaagaaagagggaggggaaaggaaagggaggaaggagatgaaGGTGCAAGAGGGGAACTGTGTaggggagaagagaaagcaaGGTGCTTGCACACAACTGATAGGGAACTTTGGAAATCTCACAGAGCGTTGCTTTCCAATTATTTAGGTTTGAATCTGGGTAGCTGTGGGGGAAGGGGTCTGGGAGGTGGTGAGATGACACAGGCTGAGGGTCCCGTGGTTAGAATAATGTGCCGTTTGAGTATCTGCCCCTTCGCAGATGACATTGagcttggttttcttttctttctttttgtttcagttcaatgaagtttctttttttttttttgaagtgtagttgatttgatttacaatgttgtattagtttcaggtatacagaaaaatgattcatatatatgaatacatatatgaatgaatatatatatgaatatatatatatatataggctagGTTTTCCATCTGCGTGCTATCACTTACAAGGACCTGTAAAATCCCAGGCCACCTAAATCTTTTCATCCTTCACAAAATTTCTTGCTCCCAGAAGTTAAGAATAGTCAAGGAAACTGCTTCCCTATAGTGCCCTTTTTAGTATTTACTTTCCTTATTCCCATCCACATGAAGCCCTAGTCCCTAGTCTTGGTCActttataatagttttaaaagaatttatgttAAATCCAGAATAAAAATGCCAGTCCTGGCTTGTCGTCTTTCTCTAATcattatatatgataaatattcCCTTTGTTCTCTTTGTATCTGACCTCTCTGGTTTCACAAAAGCATGTCTCACAACATTTACTGATAATAGATTGGAAATGCTATATTACATGCCAGTTTttctacaattttctttttttattttaaaataatttatttatttattcttggctgtgttgggtcttcgttgctgcatgcgggctttctctagttgtggccagcggggactgctcttcgttgcagtgtgcgggcttctcattggggagcttctcttggtgtggagtatgggctctaggcacgcgggcttcagtagttgtggcttatgggctcagtagttgtggctcacaggctctagagcacaggctcagtagctgtggcgcatgggcttagttgctctgtggcatgtgggatcttcccggaccagggctcaaacccgtgtcccctgcattggctggtggattcctaaccactgcgccaccagggaggtccctacaATTTCATTATACACTTAGCTTTTTCAGGAGATAGGAAGTGTTTGTAAAGCCTGTGGGTGCAGAAGTATCTTTAAAGCCAGTTACCCATATCCAAGATCTTACACCATACTCATGGACCCATGGAGGGTTTCCATGGTAGCACAAAGGGTAAAAATATGACATTATTTGAGTGTCATTTGTCATCGTTATTATATCCACCATAAATAAATTGTTGATTTCTGATACATCCATATTTTGAGTGCATAAGCTAAATCCCAAATAGGTAAATGAAAACCATgtgtgaaaataaagaaatacctgTTTTCCTCATGTTAAGTCACAGATTCCATCAGCTCACTCCTGGGATGTTGATCTCAATTATGTCCTGAgagtttcacatttttctttttcttttcttttttaaatttaaacatttttttaattgaagtatagttgatttacaacattgtgttaatttctgctgtacggcaaagtgattcagatatatatatatatatatatatatatatatatatattcttttttttcatattttttccattatggtttatcataggatactgaatatagttctctgtgctatatagtgcTGTACACATTTTTCAAGATTAAACTTAATAGCAGTTGTTGTCATTCAAACTTCAGATTTTGGAATTTGGCTTTCTGAAAATTTGATAAGTTTTCACCCATGGCACTCAAAGTGTGAACCAATTTTAAGCAGATGAGGATTGTgtccatttttataatttcttaattTAGATTCTTGTAGAAAAGCTGGCAGGATGGGCTTATCCAAGAGGGTCTTCTTACAACAAGCACAAGATTGGATACTCTGCTGGAAAGATACCTGGGTAGCTGAAGAAAGCATCTAATATGTCAAAATACTAAAGTGAAATAGACCCATGTTTTGTctatagaaacaataaaatggaataaaatatagtTCAATATAGAAACAGTTATTTATAGCTGAAGAGAACTCAAATAGTGTAGGTTATGCTTCAAGTGGAGAAATAATCAGTTACTCCTTGACAAATTCTTACGTTTTCAATGACAGGGTTTAGCAGAACCTCAACATTAGTTCTGATTTTCATCTTTCAGCTTCAGTTCTAGACACCTGATATTGCAGCTAAATATTTATCTTAGAGACTGTATCATAGTTATAATAACCATGTAATTAAATACTATCTTAGCTCACCAGCAACGTCTGCTTTGAGTCTCTTAGCACAGTTTCTCAAACTTGACTGGGCATACAGATCAGTGGCAGGATCTTGCTAAAATGCAGTTGTAGGTATGGGGTGGAGCCCAAGACTTTGCATTTGCAACAAGTTCTGTTTGATGTCCAAGCTCCTCATCCAACCACTACACTCTGAGTAGCAAGATTTTACATGATCCTGCCTGACATTGCTTTACTATGGCAATTTAAAAATGCTGTAGCTGCTCCTATCCAGTGACTAAAACACGTTAAGGGTTTAGCAATCGTGAACTGTGGTATGCATGTGCCACGTGCTGTTTGGAATGCTTTTTATGTATTAGCTCATAGCACGTGGTTTTGGAGAATAAGACAGAACTGGGTTCAAAGGTCAGTTAGGGCCACTTAATAGCTGTGCAACTAGACACATGGCCAAACCTGTGTCGTGTCAATGTTCTTATCAAATAACTCCTATATCACAAGATAGCTGTAAGAATGTGATTGTGTGAGTAAAGTGTTTAGgactgtgcctggtacatagtaagtgtgTAATGAATACtagctattatcatcattattatttataatactatCATTTTTACCTTAATGGATATAACTTGATAAGTGGGCCTTTGGGTGTAAGAAACCAGATTCATCAAAACCAGCTTGAACAAATAAGTGACTTTATTGGAAGGGTACAGGAGTGGGGGCTTTAGAAGAGAGAAGGTATAGGAACTTGAAAATCATGTATCTTGCctattctctctacttctctAAAGACATGGGATCTCTgttctctgcctttctctgttCAGCCActgattttctttccctccctccttctttttcttcctttcttcttcctcttctcctcttccctctctctgcaaAACAGTTTTCTCTTCCTACACGGATATGACTCAAAGTGGCAACCCAAAGCCTAGCATTATTTCCAATAATAAATTCCTAGGGAAAGATTCTGGACTGACACGGTCAAATTCACTTTGGCCTGGAGGTGAAGGGGTTGAGCCAGGCGATCAGAGCCTTCCTCCAGGGCTGAGTGACAGACtccaagagaaagagaagtatAGCCTACCTGTCTTAGGAGGAAATATGGGGGCAAGGAGTGACATTGTTATCACCTCTGGTATAGAAGGCAGTACAACCATGGGTGTGATTGATgggtggagaggaagagggaaaacaAGGGTTTCAGGAATACAGTTGTGACTGGCAAACTCCAGAGCTTCAAGGAGGCTAGAGTATTGTGCCTGGGACCATTCAGAGCCTGGTGGAGAAAACAGTGCTCCAAGATTGGTGAGACAAGGCCCTGGGAACCTACTGCTTTGGCAGGGAAGTTGCTGAGAGTTAGCTCCCAATGGGAGCACCCAAGTGGAGATCTACAGAGCATATGGAAAAACTGAGCAGAATGAATGAACTAAGAAGGCAGAAGGCAGAAAAATCCTGTTGTCTTACCTCTTTTGTCTTTGCTAAGGACGTATAgaagaaaggatgaaaaaaaaaagaaggaaaaaagaatctttgcattcctgccaGGAAAATGAAAGTCTTCCTTCAATCAAAGATAAATTATGAGGTTCTGCTTCCATGATGGAAACCAGCCCCAAGGTATGGTAATTTCTCCCGGGACCTTCATTATTAATTCAGTTGGGAGGAAACCAAGGGACATACTTACAGTAATTTGAGTCTTTGGAAATAAGGAGTTTGACGTGAGCTTCGGAGCAGCAGAGAAATTGAATTTGATTCAGAGAATGAGTGCCTCAGAAGAAAGTGGAAGGCAAGTCTGGAAAAACTTTGTGGTGATTGCGTGAACACTTCATAGCTGAAAGCCCTGTTCATTCTCCTCGGGCATGAAATTGTGGCTGTAGGATACATTATAATTTGCTTTAGCAAGATAGcatgagagattagattagatttcATCTCCAATGAAGGTGGCAGACTGGTAAGGGTTTGGATTGAAAGTGTATGTATAAAGGACAGGTGTGGCAAGGGGAAGCAGCGTTGGACTACCAACCTAATACTTTTCATTTAGAAACAGGCAAAGATTACTACTCGCATGGGGATCCTCAGGAATTGGCCAAAGATAGACTTTACAAAGTCACGAAATGAGTGTTAGGTAAGTAAGGAAAAGTGGTTCAGCAATGGAGGATAAGGTTGATTTCTTTAATTacaaaaaaagggaggggagaagCAAGAATTTGTAAATAGTTGTTCTGGAGAAGAAGGTCAACTTTATAGCATTCACCCCAAAGCATGCTGtatgttataataaaatatattttatatgctaCATTATAATCAATGCAAGAGTTCTTCCTGCTCAGAATAACTGCAGGAAAAAGTTGTGGAGCTCTAAGAGAAGGAAATGACGTGGGACAAGCTTTTCAAGAGCAGAAGGGGAAATAAAGCAGTTCTACTCTGGCcatggaaggaaaaaaggcaGAGGGAAACAGGTATAGTCGGTACGATGAACAAGAGGTAGGTCTGTAAATCAGCTGGGCTATGAGGAAAGAGACAAAATCTCCTTACCTCTGAGAAGGCCATTCTGCTTAGAAGTCCTTAGAAGTAATAtatgaggaagggaagggaacccACCGCTTTCTTCTCATGGAGtaaaagactgaagaaaatgaATATCACATCTCAAAGATGTAAATACACAGTATTAAATTTATTAAGTATTAAAAGATTATATGAGGAAATTGGAATATGAGGAATATGGTATATGGTGATATATGAGGAAATCTAAGAGTGTAAATTTTCAGGCAGTGAGGAGAGCCAGacgaagaagaaggagaaggagaaggagaaatcaGTCAATGATAAAAGAAACATTGGTCATCAAAGAAACCTTTAAGGATTGATAAAGTTCCTATAACTCTAGATAAAGCAGAACTTAAAGTTACAGTATGTAATAAAAAAAACTCAGGCCTCAGAAGATTGATTACATTGCACTCTGAAATGAAAAGCGTATATGTGTCTgaacatataaacacacacacacacacgtgtgtgtgtgtgtgtgtgtattagagaAAGGAGCAAGattgaaaatgaaggaaggaggaCTTGTGGCTCCTCAGTTAGGGAAGTTGAAGAAGGATTATCCATTATCATGTGGATAATCTAAAATGTGATTGGAAAAAAATGTGGCTAATGCCATGGTGacaacactgaagaaagaaataagtTAATTATTACCAGACTTCAACATTCCAGAAGTGAATGACCTGATGGCTTTTTTAGGGAGGAAACTCTTTCTAGGTTAATGGCCTCAGCTGAATTCCTTCTGTAGACTGCCTGACTGACTTGTCTCCTATATTGTTGGTTTATGGGAGGCTATTAGAATAGCAAGTATGATGAAATAAAGAGACTCAccgatcatttttaaaatgtatttaatttctaataaaaattactCAACTAATTACCCAAGAACAGGACTATTGTGGGAAGAAAAGTTACTGCAGATAagtctcacacacagacacacacacagacacacacacacacacacacactcagaaaaaacagaggcaaaattCTATACCTTGGGACAACCAATATTAACATTTACTCATCCaaagatttttcctttcaaatattgtcatgtgaatatatatttatatgtatattttaaactagGGTACTATATAATTGTATCTTGCCTTCCTGCCAggatgtaaatatatgtatatatacctatcttaccatttctttccattttcttaatgctGACAGAACACTACTAGTAGTTGAAaggataaaggaaagaaaactagatAAATAGTTT from Pseudorca crassidens isolate mPseCra1 chromosome 5, mPseCra1.hap1, whole genome shotgun sequence encodes the following:
- the P2RY1 gene encoding P2Y purinoceptor 1, which encodes MTEVLWPAVPNGTDAAFLAGPGSPWGNSTVASTAAVASPFKCALTKTGFQFYYLPAVYILVFIVGFLGNSVAIWMFVFHMKPWSGISVYMFNLALADFLYVLTLPALIFYYFNKTDWIFGDAMCKLQRFIFHVNLYGSILFLTCISAHRYSGVVYPLKSLGRLKKKNAVYISVLVWLIVVVGISPILFYSGTGIRKNKTITCYDTTSDEYLRSYFIYSMCTTVAMFCVPLVLILGCYGLIVRALIYKDLDNSPLRRKSIYLVIIVLTVFAVSYIPFHVMKTMNLRARLDFQTPEMCAFNDRVYATYQVTRGLASLNSCVDPILYFLAGDTFRRRLSRATRKASRRSEANLQSKSEDMTLNILSEFKQNGDTSL